A segment of the Nasonia vitripennis strain AsymCx chromosome 2, Nvit_psr_1.1, whole genome shotgun sequence genome:
taattagtatatattatatcgtCACTaaattttgtacaaaaatgatatatatgtatatatatttttttctgccAAAGTATTCATATTGGCAGATGTACTGTCGTACAAACTGTgacgaaaaattgaaaataaaaattcttttttaaataaatcacttTTCTATATAATTCATTGTTTTTAATcctataatattatattaattggaattaaaattgcaaccaAGCAAAATAATATTCAGTCTTTATCAATTAAAAGTGGAGGACAACTGATAAAAGCATTTTTCAAGACATGACATTGCTAAAAACTAACAAATACATCCTATTTAGTCAAGTGCAGCTGGTGTATAGGAACTTGTGTATAAAAGTgatatacaatatttaaaGAGGGAGggttttgaaaaatctcatTTCATGATAAATCTAAGACATTGATATTTTCTCAACTGTTCAGTACAGTTACAcacattaaataatttttacaaacttACTTGTTTGTTCACTTCacaattaaaaatatggatcaaaataaaaaattagcttttaaaaaatctttagactctttgaatttcaaaaagctTTACGTCTGTATCATACCAAATAGGAGGTTCAATATTCCTCAAATATATAACACCCCACATGTATGTTCTAAACCATGCAGTTGTGCCAGCATTTGCTTGATATCTACGTATAAGAATAGGATGTGGTACAGGCAATAATCCTACAAGTGTTCCATGTTGTAGAAATTTGAGAATTTCACTTTCGTCTGTCAGTCCCctgaaacgaaaaaaaaaaattaaaaactgtaCAAACTTCTCagttatattaaaatttttaataataatagaataatAAACGCACTTATCAATGCAAATCTTCTCTACTTGTGGTACAAGAACTTGCAAAAGTCGCATAATAGTCTGTAATGGCAGTTTACTTTTCCATTGGTAAACCCAGTCAGCTGAAGGAACCCACTGATTAATGCTATTCATAGAATTTGAATGTTCAGCAACGCGAAGTCCTcctttctataaaaataaatataaataatttatttgattattggtttatttttagagatttGCTTATGTATTTACAATCTAGACTACGGTTTTCAAAACTGTTTGGAGCAATTCCAACATTAAAAAGACaaatatatgtaaaaaatcgTCGTTATCCCGGTTTCACCACTAAACCACGACTACCTATCCCGAAATCTCTGTAGCCAGGAATATCCGCTCACTTTCACCTTACAGGATTTATTAAGAACTTCTTTTCTGCTTTAAACTAACTAAAAACGTTATTGACACACCGCCGATACTTATGATGAGAGTGAGCTGGTATATCCTCAACAGACTACTCTTCTCTAACTTTGCAGACTTCTGTATTCTCAAGAAAAACAGCGAGTTAAACTTCAAATCTATAATCGACAGATCTTACGATCTTTtacatcaaaattttaaacttttgtatcgcaaatttatttatcgtttGATTAATGTCGATACCGCACTTTTCTACGCTCTcaaatatatgtatgtatttttataaaagggCTACTTCtcgttaataataaaataaaaataaaataaatattataaacaatttcaaAGTAAAGATAATTGAATTTTCTCTATATAGTACAAAGTTGATTGATTTGCTAAATAATTATCCAACTTTTGATTATCAATAAAGTGTCCCTCCAATAACCTTTAGATAATGcaatcaatataaaatcaAGTTGTACTCACTGGTATGATAGATTCAAGTTTGTTTTCTTCAGTTTGATCATTAGATTCCTCCTCAGCTCCTAAATTGAGTTTACTTACATCCACATCTGAAGCAGGACTTAATGGATGGGCTGACTCTTTTTCTGTCATGTTTTCAATGCCAGGCGTTTCCAGTAATGAAGCCTTAAGTGTGCCAGGCTCCGCAGGTTGAGCTGGATGGGAACCTTCCATGGCAGtttcatttacattttcagtAGATCTACTAGATGGCATATGTTTTCTTTGTCTTTTACTAAGAGATTTTGCAATAGTATTACAGTCACTTGGTAAATTAGCCAACGCATGAAATACTTGTCTCTTTCTAATTATTGTATAGACCAAATTACTGTTGCCATCGAATTGatactataataaaataattttttggtAGAGAATgcacttgaaattttttttgcatgcaataaaatttttgttaaattgtACACTTACTTGgataatattattgaatatttcAAGCAAGAAAAATACTAAATGATGATTTGTTGGAGCAGAAAATAAAAACCATGGCGTGCTAAAAGCTTCTAGTAAATGCAAAAGTTTTGTACTAGCAACCATTGATAATGTTTTCAAATATGGTGAAACGTTGACTAGAATGGTTAGCAAACAATCGAAAAGAGGCTGCAACCTTTGATGACCAgttgtaataattttatgaaaCACTGTGACTAGGAGATCAGCATGTGTTcctaataaaatgaaaaagaaatacaattaaaatacaatgattacaagagaaaaaatgtattatttgttGATATTAAACGTGTTGGTTACCTGTAAAAACTGGTATATCCATTGGTACTGTAGCTGTATATGGCTTATTTAATCTAACACCGAAATTACGTTCTCCACTAAGAAGAAGGAGAATAAACACTCCAATGTGCATCAAACCAACTCTCGCTAATAAAttaatgcaaatttaaaagAGATATGGATGGATTAATCAAACGACCAATTATGCACCCGGGACAAAAATCCATTGCCCAAGGTACACgcaatatttttgtaacacatgtaTTGATTCCTGCACTTCTtggtatacaattttaaacagtgggtaaaaaaatatctctATAGAAAGACTCTAAATAGGTTTAAAAAGCGCATAAATCTTGCAtgtattgcaaaaataaatttaaactaCTTACATTGATCTGCTCTGGAATCATTTAAATGATATAGTATTGGTACTAATACTTCAAGTACATCAGAACTTTTTAgtacataatataaaaatttcttatTGTAATCACATAGCTTCCAAAAAAATACGAGCAACTCTTGATGGAAGTGTACTTTCTTTGTTGAATTTGGTAAATAAGTTTGCATCAAAGGATTATTTAATAACCTTGTGATGCCTTTAAGAACAAATTGAAAATCTGCAAAttgatataatattattattaaaattattctttatCCTACTTACATCGAAATTATACCATAACCAAAAGAAAGTCTTCGGTCGAGAAAATAGCTACTTTTAGCTCTCTTTCACATGCACTCTATATAGAAAAATTTAGGTGCATGTTTTCGACAAGAAATATCGTGTGCGTTAAGAGCAAAAAGATAATTCTGACTCGCGTCATTGCAACATTCACGCACTTGTGAGTATAGTTCCTTTCTTTTCAACCTTATTATACAACATAATCTACTAATTAAATTGCAACAATTTAAAATACCTTCATCACGATGTATTCGActtaaataattgataaagAGATTATCTCCAACAGCCCCTTCTTCCATATTAGCTCCACAACTAGTGTCATGATCTAAAGTTACTATTAAAATTTGTAGTGCTACATCAACCAAAGGTTCCAATGAGTCCGTAAATAACAAATGATTGTATGGTACTCCAAAACCAACTGGATCATATGCGCATACTGTATTTAACAGTGATGTAAACATTGGCAAGGCATGTCTgttaacaataaatttttcttaaaaacatTCAAACTTGGATTTATTATGGCCCCTGACGGAAATTTATTTAccaaaaaaaatcttataaaaGCTAATAAGTTTTATGATCGATTTATAATATGTAGATTTTGGACTCTAAAAATGGTTAGTAATATTTCATAGATTTTATTAGCTTTTTTTTAGCTTCTATTCAATTTTTGATATATTCTggcacaaaaataaataaatgcgtGACCTCCAAAAAAAGCTAATAACTTCtaacaagttttaaaaaatatttacatacaataatttagatttataggtatttataattcatatGATATTTTAGTAAGTTTTTCAAATAGCTAATAActactataaaattttataaattacttTTAGTTTTGTCTtctaatatcttaaaaaaaattctttaatcACTTGGTTTTAATGTTTTGAAAAACACACAATGATACTAATAAAAGCTACTAAACTCTATTAAGATCTAATAGCTGTTATTAGCTATTTTAAGCTTTTTTCTAGGAGATTATTTAACACACTCAAAAAACTATTAAAACCTAATAAAAGTTCAAaaacatttgtaaaattaaaaaatatataagcaaATCTTTCAAACATTAATAAGTGTTATAAACTATTATTAGAGTCCAAATTCCACTCTCTATAAATGGTTatgaaaatctaataaaagctaataagttttattaacaattatgtgaataaaattatttccgcTTGGGACACAACTAGAAAAGTTTTACCTGTTTTCAGAACTAGTTAAATATTGAATCCATTTATTTGGTGCAACTGAAAGATCTGTAGGAGGATTATACATGGTTTCACTAAAGCATGTTAATAAAACTTTGAGTAACTCAGTCCTATTAGAATCCAAAACTGGATGTCTGGGCTGAGATTGAGCAAACCCCACTCCAGCTTCCCAAATGTATTCACAACTATCTATAGATTGTAATTCCTCTGCCTTGTCctaaaagaaattgtacttAGTGTTTTAAATTCACAGTATTTTTCACAAGCCCTAATTATATTAAGTAATACATACTGGTCCTGATTTCCTATTTGTAACAACAGTAAAATCTGGACAAAACAGTAAATCctgcaataaatttgaatCAGTAATAGTAGATGAATAATACTCTATAAACCAGTTCTATTCAATACATACgcatattgtatttaataagGAATGTGCAAGAGGTACACTTTCTTCATCCTCTTTTCCTGGTAGACTTGACCAAAAGAAACCTTTCCAATCGGGATCTTCGAAAATATAAGGTAGAAGCCTTGTTAACAACCGACAACAATTTAATACGGTCTGCTGTTCACTTTGTGTTCTGCAACTACTGTCAACTGCTTTAACTAATTTTTCTACTGCTTTGTAACATAATGTAGCAAGGTTTGAGGGGGCTTCTTCTCGTAGAATGCGAATTTCAGAAGCAGGTATCAAGGTAAAAACATCCTGTACACTTGATACATTCTCAGACCAAAATTGATCCCAAAATGCATCATCAGAAGCATCTATCACCTGAAATAAGATTATAATTTTATGGCGACCTACTTTTTTGCTAGCTTATACagtatttctttattataaaCGCTATGGATAAAACGTTATCTTTGCACACTTGACAAAATTAGCACCAGTCAAGTTAAATAAAGTCAATGAAATGTTTCGAATGCTTTGACATATTGATATGTCAAAATTTGGGACAATGGAGGTTACTTCGGGACGAATGTTTATCATATTGACCTGTGTTTTGGATGTCAGCTGTACAACAGCTTTCCGAAAATTCAGTTTAGTATCTGCATTTCCCATGTTCTTAACTTGATATTTCAAATTGCACACATTAGAAATTCACTGGAGAAGCATCTGTTCGTATCCAGATttgtacgtatatacacacgaTAACTACAATAAAGTAGATGCCATTTTGAGCATGCTTAAACAGCTGATATTATTGTTATCGTTGACGTTGTCGTCCGCTGGAAGTCCAGTCTACTGGAAGTTTCAACCATACCTACAACCATCAGCCTCGACCCGACCACTCGACGAATCATATTTC
Coding sequences within it:
- the LOC100117947 gene encoding protein HID1 — encoded protein: MGNADTKLNFRKAVVQLTSKTQVIDASDDAFWDQFWSENVSSVQDVFTLIPASEIRILREEAPSNLATLCYKAVEKLVKAVDSSCRTQSEQQTVLNCCRLLTRLLPYIFEDPDWKGFFWSSLPGKEDEESVPLAHSLLNTICDLLFCPDFTVVTNRKSGPDKAEELQSIDSCEYIWEAGVGFAQSQPRHPVLDSNRTELLKVLLTCFSETMYNPPTDLSVAPNKWIQYLTSSENRHALPMFTSLLNTVCAYDPVGFGVPYNHLLFTDSLEPLVDVALQILIVTLDHDTSCGANMEEGAVGDNLFINYLSRIHRDEDFQFVLKGITRLLNNPLMQTYLPNSTKKVHFHQELLVFFWKLCDYNKKFLYYVLKSSDVLEVLVPILYHLNDSRADQSRVGLMHIGVFILLLLSGERNFGVRLNKPYTATVPMDIPVFTGTHADLLVTVFHKIITTGHQRLQPLFDCLLTILVNVSPYLKTLSMVASTKLLHLLEAFSTPWFLFSAPTNHHLVFFLLEIFNNIIQYQFDGNSNLVYTIIRKRQVFHALANLPSDCNTIAKSLSKRQRKHMPSSRSTENVNETAMEGSHPAQPAEPGTLKASLLETPGIENMTEKESAHPLSPASDVDVSKLNLGAEEESNDQTEENKLESIIPKGGLRVAEHSNSMNSINQWVPSADWVYQWKSKLPLQTIMRLLQVLVPQVEKICIDKGLTDESEILKFLQHGTLVGLLPVPHPILIRRYQANAGTTAWFRTYMWGVIYLRNIEPPIWYDTDVKLFEIQRV